The Sylvia atricapilla isolate bSylAtr1 chromosome 5, bSylAtr1.pri, whole genome shotgun sequence genome includes a window with the following:
- the LOC136362003 gene encoding rheacalcin-1-like has translation MGPAAFLGLCLLGCLVLPHSLPVAQATRCPRGWLSFDGHCYGYIGQQLSWRRAEAWCQATRGGHLASLHSPEEHRALAAFLARRPRRGEEDEDGDKDRDRDREESVWIGLHRPQRQGWLWADGSPRHYWAWEGDDAPKGHPCIALEDSAGFMAWEGEACGERKPFICKFPA, from the exons atgggtCCCGCCGCCttcctggggctctgcctgctggggtGCCTGGTGCTGCCCCACTCCCTGCCGG TGGCTCAGGCCACCAGGTGTCCCCGGGGGTGGCTGTCCTTCGATGGACACTGCTACGGCTACATcgggcagcagctgagctggaggagggcTGAG GCGTGGTGCCAGGCCACCCGCGGGGGACACCTGGCGTCGCTGCACAGCCCCGAGGAGCACCGGGCGCTGGCCGCCTTCCTGgcccggcggccgcggcggggagaggaggatgaggacggcgacaaggacagggacagggacagggaggagagCGTCTGGATCGGACTGCACCGCC CACAGCgccagggctggctctgggctgaCGGGTCCCCGCGGCACTACTGGGCCTGGGAGGGGGACGATGCCCCCAAGGGACATCCCTGCATCGCCCTAGAGGACTCGGCAG GGTTCATGGCCTGGGAGGGCGAAGCCTGCGGGGAGCGCAAACCCTTCATCTGCAAATTCCCGGCCTAG
- the SCO2 gene encoding LOW QUALITY PROTEIN: protein SCO2 homolog, mitochondrial (The sequence of the model RefSeq protein was modified relative to this genomic sequence to represent the inferred CDS: deleted 2 bases in 1 codon) gives MVAISGPCRDLPPTPESQGSGAGRWRHLMTRRASRRGHAPSRYFRFRRRRRGRSGRAAADGPRGHRAEVKAPAMLRSLRPLQRLCPAVCPARRPLSAAPGAPRLPLRQRLAVVGAVAGGVAAGWLYLRHQKERQRRERRLHHLRSLSLGQGNFQLQDTSGAARSKADFRGRWVLLYFGFTHCPDVCPEELEKLSRAVRLLEADPALPPVQPLFITVDPERDDAAALARYLRDFHPRLVGLTGSAQQVREAAAQFRVYVSAGPRDDDGDYVVDHSVLTFLLDPDGIFRDCYSRSRTAEEVARSVRGHMDSYEPLAPPGATAGGE, from the exons ATGGTCGCGATATCGGGGCCATGTCGCGATTTACCCCCCACCCCCGAGTCTCAGGGAAGCGGCGCGGGGCGGTGGCGCCACCTAATG ACGAGGCGCGCTTCCCGCCGCGGCCACGCCCCCTCACGGTATTTCCGGTTCCGGCGCCGGCGGCGCGGGCGCtcggggcgg gcggcggcggaCGGGCCGCGGGGTCACAGGGCAGAGGTCAAAG CCCCCGCCATGCTGCGCTCCCTGCGCCCCCTGCAGCGCCTGTGCCCCGCCGTGTGCCCAGCGCGGCGCCCGCTGTCCGCTGCCCCCGGTGCCCCGCGGCTGCCGCTGCGGCAGCGCCTGGCCGTGGTGGGGGCGGTGGCGGGCGGGGTGGCCGCAGGGTGGCTTTACCTGCGCCACCAAAAGGAGCGACAGCGGCGGGAGCGTCGCCTCCACCACCTGCGCTCGCTGTCGCTGGGCCAGGGCAACTTCCAGCTGCAGGACACGTCGGGGGCGGCGCGGAGCAAGGCGGATTTCCGCGGCCGCTGGGTGCTGCTGTACTTCGGCTTCACGCACTGCCCGGACGTGTGTCCcgaggagctggagaagctgagCCGCGCCGTGCGGCTGCTGGAGGCCGACCCGGCGCTGCCGCCCGTGCAGCCGCTCTTCATCACGGTGGATCCCGAGCGGGACGACGCGGCGGCGCTGGCGCGGTACCTGCGGGACTTCCACCCGCGCCTGGTGGGGCTCACCGGCTCCGCCCAGCAGGTGCGGGAGGCGGCGGCACAATTCCGGGTCTACGTGAGCGCCGGGCCCCGGGACGACGACGGGGATTACGTGGTGGATCACTCGGTGCTGACCTTCCTGCTGGATCCCGACGGGATCTTCCGGGACTGCTACAGCCGCTCCCGCACGGCCGAGGAGGTGGCGCGGAGCGTCAGGGGACACATGGACAGCTACGAGCCGCTGGCGCCGCCCGGTGCCACCGCCGGAGGGGAATAA
- the TYMP gene encoding thymidine phosphorylase, with protein MDAPTPLPSLIRKKRDGERLEDAEIRSFVRGVTEGTAQQGQIGAMLMAIRLQGMEEGETLALTQAMASSGRTLAWPPAWHGLLVDKHSTGGVGDKVSLALAPALAACGCKVPMISGRGLGHTGGTLDKLEAIPGFRVSQSPEEVTAGAPPRHRCPQMQHILARVGCCIVGQSAELVPADRVLYGLRDVTATVDSLPLITASILSKKAAERLSALVLDVKFGEAALYPTQESARELAQSLVQVGTHLGIRTAALLTRMEQPLGRAVGNALEVLEALECLEGAGPPDLRHLVTALGGVLLWQCGLAAGAEQGRERLARALDDGSALATFEAMLGAQGVPPDTARDLCAGTPAQRRQLLGEAKVCEELPAPQEGWVQQVRALPVARVLHGLGAGRARAGDPVNPRVGAELLVGTGQHLRAGQPWLRVHHEGTLGAEGRRELQDALRLGPEPPQDQPPLVAETILPSGSLPGPCRDSQ; from the exons ATGGACGCCCCGACCCCGCTCCCGAGCCTGATCCGCAAGAAGCGGGACGGGGAGCGCCTGGAGGACGCCGAGATCCGGAGCTTCGTGCGCGGCGTCACCGAGGGCACCGCGCAGCAGGGACAGATCG gtgccatGCTGATGGCCATCCGGCTGCAGGGCATGGAGGAGGGTGAGACGCTGGCCCTGACCCAGGCCATGGCCAGCTCTGGCCGAACACTGGCCTGGCCGCCCGCCTGGCACGGGCTGCTGGTGGACAAGCACTCGACCGGTGGCGTTGGGGACAAGGtcagcctggccctggccccTGCGCTGGCTGCCTGCGGCTGTAAG GTGCCCATGATCAGCGGGCGCGGGCTGGGCCACACCGGGGGCACCCTGGACAAGCTGGAGGCCATTCCCGGGTTCCGCGTGTCGCAGAGCCCCGAGGAGGTGACAG CCGGGGCGCCCCCGCGGCACCGCTGCCCGCAGATGCAGCACATCCTGGCGCGGGTGGGCTGCTGCATCGTGGGGCAGAGCGCGGAGCTGGTGCCCGCCGACCGGGTGCTCTACGGGCTGCGCGACGTCACCGCCACCGTGGACAGCCTGCCGCTCATCACCG CCTCCATCCTCAGCAAGAAGGCGGCGGAGCGGCTCTCGGCGCTGGTGCTCGATGTGAAGTTCGGGGAGGCAGCTCTGTACCCCACCCAGGAGAGCGCGCgggagctggcacagagccTG GTGCAGGTGGGCACACACCTGGGCATCCGCACCGCGGCCCTGCTGACCCGCATGGAGCAGCCGCTGGGCCGCGCCGTGGGCAACGcgctggaggtgctggaggcgCTGGAGTGCCTGGAGGGGGCCGGGCCCCCCGACCTGCGACACCTGGTCACCGCCCTGG GCggggtgctgctgtggcagtgcGGGCTGGCGGCGGGGGCCGAGCAGGGCAGGGAGCGCCTGGCGCGGGCTCTGGACGACGGCTCGGCGCTGGCCACCTTCGAAGCCATGCTGGGGGCGCAGGGGGTGCCCCCCGACACCGCCCGGGACCTCTGTGCCGGGACCCCTGCCCAGCGCCGCCAGCTCCTGGGTGAGGCCAAGGTCTGCGAGGAGTTGCCCGCGCCGCAGGAAG gcTGGGTGCAGCAGGTGCGGGCGCTGCCGGTGGCGCGGGTCCTGCATGGCCTGGGCGCGGGCCGGGCGCGGGCCGGGGACCCCGTGAACCCCCGCGTGGGCGCCGAGCTGCTGGTGGGCACCGGGCAGCACCTGCGGGCAG GCCAGCCCTGGCTGCGGGTGCACCACGAGGGGACCCTCGGCGCGGAGGGGCGGCGGGAGCTGCAGGACGCGCTGCGCCTCGGCCCGGAGCCCCCCCAGGACCAGCCGCCGCTGGTGGCCGAGACCATCTTGCCCTCGGGATCCCtccccgggccgtgccgggaCTCGCAATAA
- the NCAPH2 gene encoding condensin-2 complex subunit H2: protein MEEVDSRFLHLLQPIRDLTKNWEVDVAAQLGEYLEELEHICISFDNGKTTMNFMEAALLIQGSACIYSKKVEYLYMLVCQTLDCISNKKREKLPTSLDPDGRDADATFTDREEEFLSLDDIPETSQASVDMRRDQQPAAVNIVPLTPMSLVPPEEGEKKENPLLSRRGEVLASRRDFRMNTSTPHASGAFLLELAGLSPTHPQQEQHLGTATGAHLSLSPAAAPESAGCDMAPVQALSFSEETGAAGPDDDDVPGMLGDDVEVTPVPNEHIQAQRSTPRTRGYILRERPPSQDPKPHSKEEPNPWQSLDPFGDSEDKPFRKGRPFLVPHGLEDTVGGKRKRRGPRKLQDFIRWFSAVDTTTMEGRKSRRKGPTFADLEVLYWRQFKERMAAHRKLQNRGEPLWEQEQERGADCEEGADDDFVEHEDVDHEDMEPEALGELGEGSLEPPEPGYEELVRRNVELFMASSQKFAQETELSQRIRLWEERMEPLLQEQESRAPFSVRAYGQSLTQRCSEPGRWHSLASLVAGQPPFEVCRYLLASLQLANDAEVELAQEPGLEEALDTARLRLLSARPAHERFENFQLPSQRDPGPK, encoded by the exons ATGGAAGAGGTGGATTCCCGCTTCCTGCACCTGCTCCAGCCCATCCGGGACCTCACCAAGAACTGGGAGGTGGATGTGGCTGCACAGCTCGGGGAGTACCTGGAGGAG CTGGAGCACATCTGCATCTCCTTCGACAATGGCAAAACCACCATGAACTTCAtggaggcagcactgctgaTCCAGGGATCCGCCTGCATCTACAGCAAGAAG GTGGAATACCTGTACATGCTGGTCTGCCAGACACTGGACTGCATCTCCAACAAAAA GAGGGAGAAGCTGCCCACTTCCCTGGACCCCGATGGCCGGGATGCTGACGCCACCTTCACggacagggaggaggag TTCCTGTCCCTGGACGACATCCCAGAGACCAGCCAGGCCAGCGTGGACATGAGGAGGGATCAGCAGCCTGCT gCTGTGAACATCGTTCCCTTGACCCCGATGTCCCTGGTGCCCCCGGAAGagggggagaagaaggaaaacccTCTCCTGAG CCGGCGCGGCGAGGTGCTGGCCAGCCGCCGGGATTTCCGCATGAACACCTCCACCCCGCACGCCTCCGGGGccttcctgctggagctggccGGCCTCTCCCCCACACACccgcagcaggagcagcacctggggacagccacag GAGctcacctgtccctgtcccctgcagcagctccggaATCCGCTGGCTGTGACATGGCCCCGGTGCAGGCACTGAGCTTCTCCGAGGAGACAG GTGCCGCAGGACCTGATGATGACGATGTTCCCGGGATGCTGGGGGATGACGTGGAAGTGACTCCAGTCCCCAATGAACACATCCAGGCTCAGAGG agcacGCCCCGGACCCGGGGGTACATCCTGCGGGAGAGACCCCCCAGCCAGGACCCCAAACCTCACAGCAAG gaggagCCCAACCCGTGGCAGAGCCTCGACCCCTTTGGAGACTCCGAGGACAAGCCCTTTAGGAAAG GGAGGCCCTTCCTGGTGCCACATGGCCTGGAGGATACGGTTGGGGgcaagaggaagaggaggggccCGAGGAAGCTGCAAGATTTCATCCGATGGTTCTCTGCAGTTG ACACCACCACCATGGAgggcaggaagagcaggaggaaggggccCACCTTCGCAG ACCTGGAGGTGCTGTACTGGCGGCAGTTCAAGGAGCGGATGGCGGCACACAGGAAGCTCCAGAACCGGGGG GAGCcgctgtgggagcaggagcaggaacgCGGGGCCGACTGCGAGGAAGGGGCAG ATGATGATTTTGTGGAGCACGAGGACGTGGACCATGAGGACATGGAGCCCGAGGcactgggggagctgggggaaggatCCCTGG AGCCCCCAGAACCCGGATACGAGGAGCTGGTGCGGAGGAACGTG GAGCTGTTCATGGCCAGCTCCCAGAAGTTTGCACAGGAGACGGAGCTGTCCCAGCGCATCCGGCTCTGGGAGGAGCGCATGGAGCCGCTGCtacaggagcag GAGTCCCGTGCCCCGTTCAGTGTCCGTGCCTACGGGCAGTCCCTGACGCAGCGCTGCTCGGAGCCCGGCCGGTGGCACTCCCTGGCCAGCCTGGTGGCCGGGCAGCCCCCGTTCGAGGTGTGCCGCTACCTGCTGGCCTCGCTGCAGCTG gccaACGACGCGGAGGTGGAGCTGGCGCAGGAGCCGGGGCTGGAGGAGGCGCTGGACACGGCCCGGCTGCGGCTGCTCTCGGCCCGCCCGGCCCACGAGAGGTTCGAGAACTTCCAGCTGCCCTCACAGAGAGACCCCGGCCCCAAATAA
- the CIMAP1B gene encoding ciliary microtubule associated protein 1B, which yields MPEDSWVGPWRPHRPRVPVSTRLLTPGPKYGLPGSMGQDQRDPSGRRGPAYSFGLKLESSEEPRSPGPQYLVPPGSTARGHDRVPGFTLGGRPRERRASNTPGPGHYDPERATRVTVPSAPICSLKSRSRAEKPLQTPGPASYQLPPVMGPRQVIKASAPQYSFTGRGPSIFDDKKRTPGPSKYNTVDTNVYMARAPRCIMAGRTGSAPVSDTPGPSDYTPREGRKQGQTFGIRYSEAVIPVMDSPL from the exons ATGCCCGAGGACAGCTGGGTGGGCCCCTGGAGACCCCACCGGCCGCGAGTGCCCGTCTCCACCCGCCTCCTCACCCCCGGGCCCAAGTACGGGCTCCCCGGCAGCATGG GCCAAGATCAGCGCGACCCCTCCggccggcgcggccccgcctACAGCTTCGGGCTGAAGCTGGAGAGCTCCGAGGAGCCGCGCTCCCCCGGCCCCCAGTACCTGGTGCCCCCCGGTTCCACCGCGCGGGGCCACGACCGCGTCCCCGGCTTCACCTTGGGCGGCCGCCCCCGCGAGCGGCGGGCCAGCAACACGCCTGGGCCAG GGCATTATGACCCCGAGCGGGCCACCAGGGTCACCGTGCCCTCGGCCCCCATCTGCTCCTTGAAGTCCCGGAGCCGCGCCGAGAAACCCCTGCAGACCCCAG GCCCAGCCAGCTACCAGCTGCCCCCCGTGATGGGCCCCCGCCAGGTGATCAAGGCTTCGGCCCCCCAGTACAGCTTCACAGGGCGAGGCCCCAGCATCTTCGACGACAAGAAAAGG acCCCAGGACCCAGCAAGTACAACACCGTGGACACCAACGTGTACATGGCGCGGGCCCCCCGCTGCATCATGGCGGGGAGGACCGGCTCCGCGCCCGTCTCCGACACCCCCGGCCCCAGCGACTACACGCCCCGGGAG GGCCGGAAACAAGGACAGACCTTCGGCATTCGCTACTCGGAAGCCGTGATCCCCGTGATGGACTCGCCCCTGTAG